A single window of Syntrophotalea acetylenica DNA harbors:
- the serA gene encoding phosphoglycerate dehydrogenase: MKVLITDEISQEGLQPLLDDPRIELEIRLGLTPEELHRIVGRFDAMITRSGTTVDAALLEHGRRLKIVARAGVGIDNVDVDAASSRGIIVVNAPYGNVNSAAEHSMALMLSLCRNVPVASASLKSGEWKRAPFTGRELKDKTLGIIGLGKVGGRVALRAKAFEMTVLACDPYISPKRAEDLGVKLVGLEEIVRYADIVSLHCPRNAETIDMINARHFDAMKDGVIIVNCARGEIVNEAAMLAALQSGKAAGAAFDVFSEEPPRSELVRQLIAHPLMVVTPHLGANTFEAQKNVAVDVSKEIVRYLDGQPLESAVNIPKFDAELMQVMQPFLSLIQQMGEFIVQLAPANPSKVTFTYNGKLARYDCSPLTVCGLAALLNRATEQEVNMVNSQLIAEQMGICVETVSSTEAESFSNLITITLATPAGRRTVAGTIFEGMPKIVKMRDFNTDFQPEEHMLVISYADKLGLIGKIGTILGEAGINIGSMNLGRRAKAGEAMVVLSVDTPVPAEVIDRLAASVDAAFIRAIHMENASCID; encoded by the coding sequence ATGAAAGTCCTGATTACCGATGAAATTTCCCAGGAAGGTCTGCAGCCTCTGCTGGACGATCCCCGTATCGAGCTTGAAATCCGCCTGGGGCTGACCCCCGAGGAGCTGCATCGAATCGTCGGTCGCTTCGATGCGATGATCACCCGCAGCGGCACCACCGTTGACGCGGCACTGCTCGAACACGGCCGAAGGCTCAAGATTGTGGCCCGGGCGGGGGTCGGTATCGACAATGTCGATGTGGATGCCGCCAGCAGTCGCGGCATTATCGTGGTCAACGCCCCTTACGGCAACGTCAACTCCGCCGCCGAACATTCCATGGCGCTGATGCTGTCCCTGTGCCGCAACGTACCGGTTGCCAGCGCCTCCCTGAAGAGCGGAGAGTGGAAGCGGGCGCCGTTTACCGGCAGAGAACTCAAGGACAAGACCCTGGGCATTATCGGTCTTGGCAAGGTCGGCGGCCGGGTGGCCCTGCGCGCCAAAGCCTTTGAAATGACCGTGCTGGCCTGCGACCCCTATATTTCTCCCAAGCGGGCCGAGGATCTCGGCGTCAAACTGGTCGGACTGGAGGAGATCGTGCGCTATGCGGATATCGTCTCTCTGCACTGTCCCCGCAATGCCGAGACCATCGACATGATCAATGCCCGCCATTTCGATGCCATGAAGGACGGCGTCATCATCGTCAACTGCGCACGGGGCGAGATCGTCAACGAAGCCGCCATGCTTGCCGCGTTGCAGAGCGGCAAGGCCGCCGGCGCCGCCTTTGACGTTTTCAGTGAGGAACCGCCCCGTTCCGAGCTGGTCAGGCAGTTGATCGCCCACCCGCTCATGGTTGTCACTCCCCATCTTGGCGCCAATACCTTTGAAGCGCAGAAAAACGTGGCCGTCGATGTCAGCAAGGAGATTGTCCGTTATCTGGATGGACAGCCGCTGGAGAGCGCGGTGAACATTCCCAAATTCGACGCCGAACTGATGCAGGTGATGCAGCCTTTTCTGTCGTTGATTCAGCAGATGGGCGAGTTCATCGTGCAGCTGGCGCCGGCCAACCCGAGCAAGGTGACCTTCACCTATAACGGCAAGCTGGCCCGTTACGATTGTTCTCCTCTGACCGTCTGCGGGCTGGCGGCGCTGCTCAACCGCGCCACCGAGCAGGAGGTCAACATGGTGAATTCCCAGCTGATCGCCGAACAGATGGGCATCTGCGTCGAAACCGTGTCTTCGACCGAGGCGGAATCCTTTTCCAACCTCATCACCATTACCCTCGCGACCCCCGCCGGGCGCCGCACCGTCGCTGGAACCATATTCGAGGGTATGCCGAAAATCGTCAAGATGCGCGACTTCAATACCGATTTCCAACCCGAGGAGCACATGCTGGTCATCAGTTACGCGGACAAGCTTGGTCTGATCGGTAAAATCGGCACGATTCTCGGCGAGGCCGGCATCAACATCGGCTCCATGAATCTCGGCCGCCGGGCCAAAGCGGGAGAGGCGATGGTGGTGCTGTCCGTCGATACGCCGGTTCCCGCCGAAGTCATCGACCGCCTTGCCGCCAGCGTCGATGCGGCTTTCATTCGCGCCATCCATATGGAGAATGCCAGCTGCATCGATTGA
- a CDS encoding DUF5752 family protein, which produces MPDTAETAPFEVKDCALITLSTGIRVQNLREFRDALEKVPVGSIDHHFWGRLLRPQFDEPEYNNDFASWAYHGLHDKSLAEQLSMTLPTDFPDLETLRLELIDTVEKHLDESEMIPWARADQLFHFLHSQIVVFDTGLRFGDPRDLTAYLPSLSTGCIYYHFIDARSRTRQRCDDFSAWLAGFGDRYESLRLRLCGFDPYFSSLDEIRARVASLFQAFFEEQP; this is translated from the coding sequence ATGCCGGATACAGCGGAGACAGCGCCATTTGAAGTCAAAGACTGCGCCTTGATCACCCTTTCGACCGGCATCAGGGTGCAAAATCTGCGGGAGTTTCGCGATGCGCTGGAAAAGGTGCCGGTCGGCAGTATCGATCACCATTTCTGGGGCCGTCTGCTGCGTCCGCAGTTTGACGAACCGGAGTACAATAACGATTTTGCCTCCTGGGCCTATCACGGACTACATGACAAGTCCCTGGCGGAACAGCTGAGCATGACCTTGCCGACCGATTTCCCCGACCTCGAAACCTTGCGCCTGGAGTTGATCGATACCGTGGAAAAGCATCTGGACGAAAGCGAAATGATCCCCTGGGCGCGGGCCGATCAGCTGTTCCACTTCCTGCATTCGCAGATCGTGGTGTTCGATACCGGACTGCGCTTCGGCGACCCGCGGGATCTGACCGCTTATCTGCCGTCCCTGTCCACGGGCTGCATCTATTACCATTTCATCGATGCCCGCAGCCGTACCCGTCAGCGCTGCGACGATTTTTCCGCCTGGCTGGCCGGCTTCGGTGACCGCTATGAAAGCCTGCGCCTGCGCCTGTGCGGTTTTGATCCGTATTTTTCTTCACTGGACGAAATTCGCGCTCGCGTCGCTTCGTTGTTTCAGGCGTTTTTCGAGGAGCAACCCTGA
- a CDS encoding TlpA family protein disulfide reductase — protein sequence MKKTFLRLALAWLLMFSAATPALCQLVPGTSAPDFKLRNLQGKLVRLSDYAGRPAVLLIGTTWCPGCRVQMAELERSRRFLDDNRIVVLEVFIQESPGAVQKYLKNKKLPRNFEALIDDGQVHRSYRVYPIPRVLVLDGSRRIVEDTLGVDAAGLTAALRPLLDQPSGKGQ from the coding sequence GTGAAAAAAACATTTCTGCGCCTCGCGCTCGCGTGGTTGTTAATGTTCAGCGCAGCCACCCCGGCGCTGTGTCAGCTTGTCCCCGGCACTTCCGCCCCCGATTTCAAACTGCGTAACCTGCAAGGCAAACTCGTCAGGCTCTCGGATTATGCCGGTCGCCCGGCTGTGCTGCTCATCGGTACCACCTGGTGCCCCGGGTGCCGGGTGCAGATGGCCGAGTTGGAGCGCAGCCGCCGCTTTCTTGACGATAACCGTATTGTGGTGCTGGAGGTTTTTATCCAGGAGTCGCCCGGAGCCGTGCAAAAATATCTCAAGAACAAAAAGCTTCCCCGTAACTTTGAAGCCCTGATCGATGATGGCCAGGTGCATCGGTCCTACCGGGTTTACCCGATCCCCAGGGTTCTGGTGCTGGATGGTTCCCGGCGCATCGTTGAGGATACCCTCGGGGTCGATGCCGCCGGGCTGACTGCGGCTTTGCGTCCCCTGCTCGATCAGCCTTCCGGGAAAGGGCAATGA
- a CDS encoding 1,4-dihydroxy-6-naphthoate synthase — MHKTIRLGFSACPNDTAIFHGLISGLVPLPGLHLHHRIEDVDTLNRLAANGKLDVTKVSMHAFGQLRSEYVLLRSGAALGRGCGPLVVARQPLAPEELGGRRIAVPGNLTTATLLMRLFGIDASCLVQMPFHAILPAVTTGQVDAGVLIHEARFTCEARGVFRVLDLGVWWQSLTGLPLPLGGIAARRCLGDTLHRQLEEAIRRSIDVFRAQPQRAADFIRENAREQDEKVLEGHIGLYVNDFTRCLDKTGEAAIGELLCRAEAGGILPPCPGGIFR; from the coding sequence ATGCACAAAACCATCCGCCTTGGCTTCTCTGCCTGCCCCAACGATACCGCCATATTTCACGGATTGATCAGCGGCCTTGTCCCCCTGCCGGGACTGCACCTGCACCACCGCATTGAAGACGTGGACACCCTCAACCGGCTGGCGGCAAACGGCAAGCTCGATGTCACCAAGGTATCCATGCATGCCTTCGGTCAGCTGCGTTCCGAATACGTCCTGCTGCGCAGCGGCGCGGCGCTGGGCCGGGGTTGCGGGCCGCTGGTGGTGGCCCGCCAGCCGCTGGCCCCGGAGGAACTCGGCGGCCGGCGCATCGCGGTCCCCGGCAACCTCACCACCGCTACCCTGCTGATGCGACTGTTCGGAATCGACGCATCCTGTCTGGTACAGATGCCGTTTCACGCCATTTTACCCGCCGTCACCACAGGCCAGGTCGATGCCGGGGTGCTGATTCACGAAGCGCGTTTCACCTGCGAAGCCCGAGGCGTTTTCAGGGTTCTGGATCTGGGCGTCTGGTGGCAGTCCCTGACCGGGCTGCCCCTGCCTCTGGGGGGCATAGCGGCGCGCCGCTGCCTCGGCGATACCCTTCATCGGCAACTGGAAGAGGCCATCCGGCGCAGCATCGATGTCTTTCGTGCGCAGCCGCAACGGGCGGCGGATTTTATCCGGGAAAACGCCCGGGAACAGGACGAGAAGGTACTCGAAGGCCATATCGGCCTGTATGTCAACGACTTCACCCGCTGTCTGGACAAAACCGGCGAGGCGGCGATCGGGGAACTCTTGTGCCGCGCCGAAGCCGGCGGCATTCTGCCCCCCTGCCCCGGCGGCATATTTCGGTAA
- a CDS encoding alpha,alpha-trehalose-phosphate synthase (UDP-forming), which produces MPSILSKRLLIISNRLPAVIAQGRETWSVKPGTGGLVTALAPVMRENHGVWIGWPGCGDDAPLGSLLHEFEQQQGYRLVSVPLAEQEVERYYRGFSNSAVWPLFHDLLGNCHFELSHWQAYDAVNRKFAAVIDEQARSEDFIWVHDYQLMLVGSHLRAMGRSDRLAFFLHIPFPSPDLFRRLPWKNQLIQGLLAYDQIGFQTLRDRRNFVQTAAMLMPELEIVSRQRHHTLLRLGERVIKVGHYPISIDFVEFDDFARSREVEDAAWYLHENLRGRQLMLGIDRLDYTKGIPERFLAFERALEKYPALMRRISLLQVVIPSRTLVPDYANLKELLDQLAGRINARFGQPEWVPIHYVFRCLERVQLLARYRTSEIALVTPLRDGMNLVAKEYCASSVENNGVLILSEFAGAADQLGKHALLVNPYDTDGTADAIYRAFTMDPEERRQRMAQLRSEIRRNDVHRWLRRFVEAGDDEDDDG; this is translated from the coding sequence ATGCCTTCAATCCTGTCCAAACGCCTGTTGATCATTTCCAACAGATTGCCCGCCGTTATCGCACAGGGCCGGGAAACCTGGTCCGTCAAGCCCGGCACAGGCGGCCTGGTCACGGCGCTGGCGCCGGTCATGCGCGAAAATCACGGGGTGTGGATCGGCTGGCCCGGTTGCGGTGACGACGCCCCTCTTGGCAGCCTGCTGCACGAATTCGAGCAACAGCAGGGTTACCGGCTGGTGTCTGTGCCTCTGGCCGAACAGGAGGTGGAACGCTATTATCGGGGCTTTTCCAACAGCGCCGTCTGGCCGCTGTTTCACGATCTGCTCGGCAACTGCCATTTCGAGCTGTCGCATTGGCAGGCCTACGATGCCGTTAATCGGAAATTCGCCGCGGTAATTGACGAACAGGCACGATCCGAAGATTTTATCTGGGTGCACGATTACCAGCTGATGCTGGTCGGATCCCACCTGCGGGCCATGGGCAGGTCGGATCGCCTGGCGTTTTTTCTGCACATTCCGTTTCCGTCTCCGGACCTTTTCCGGCGCCTGCCGTGGAAAAATCAGCTGATTCAGGGGCTTCTTGCCTACGACCAGATCGGCTTTCAGACCCTGCGGGACCGGCGCAACTTTGTCCAGACCGCGGCCATGCTGATGCCGGAGCTGGAGATCGTCAGCCGTCAGCGGCATCATACCCTGTTGCGACTCGGCGAGCGTGTCATCAAGGTTGGACATTATCCGATCAGCATCGACTTTGTCGAATTCGACGATTTTGCCCGTTCCCGCGAGGTGGAAGACGCCGCCTGGTATCTGCATGAAAACCTGCGCGGCCGGCAGCTGATGCTGGGCATCGACCGCCTTGATTACACCAAGGGGATCCCGGAGCGGTTTCTGGCTTTCGAGCGGGCGCTGGAAAAATATCCGGCCCTGATGCGGCGCATTTCCTTGCTGCAGGTTGTGATCCCCAGCCGCACGCTGGTTCCCGATTACGCCAACCTCAAGGAACTGCTGGATCAGCTTGCGGGGCGCATCAATGCGCGCTTCGGACAGCCGGAATGGGTGCCGATCCATTATGTTTTCCGCTGTCTGGAGAGGGTGCAGCTGCTGGCGCGCTATCGCACCTCGGAAATCGCCCTGGTTACGCCGCTGCGGGATGGCATGAACCTTGTCGCCAAGGAATATTGCGCCAGTTCGGTGGAAAACAACGGTGTGCTGATCCTCAGCGAATTCGCCGGAGCCGCCGACCAGCTTGGCAAGCACGCCCTGCTGGTCAACCCTTACGACACCGACGGAACGGCGGACGCCATTTACCGGGCGTTTACCATGGATCCCGAGGAGCGTCGGCAGCGCATGGCACAGTTGCGCTCCGAAATCCGCCGCAACGATGTGCATCGCTGGCTGCGGCGCTTCGTGGAAGCCGGGGATGACGAGGATGATGATGGATAA
- a CDS encoding YkgJ family cysteine cluster protein, translated as MKHPAKITCHVDLPSTWVRYRKGLCHDCQATCCSLPVEVTVTDLIRMELADPFEEEGPVREIARRLRKQGLIDHFNFKTELFTLARLANDDCIFLDQQSRRCTIYAKRPDTCRNHPQVGPRPGYCAYQPKESCPAHQNKKPPS; from the coding sequence ATGAAACACCCGGCAAAAATAACCTGCCATGTCGACCTGCCGTCGACCTGGGTCAGGTATCGCAAAGGCTTGTGCCACGACTGTCAGGCGACCTGCTGCAGCCTGCCGGTAGAGGTTACCGTCACGGATCTGATCCGCATGGAACTGGCCGATCCCTTCGAGGAGGAAGGGCCGGTCCGGGAAATCGCCAGAAGATTGCGCAAGCAGGGGTTGATCGATCATTTCAATTTCAAAACGGAACTTTTCACCCTTGCCCGCCTGGCCAATGACGACTGTATCTTTCTTGACCAGCAGAGCCGCCGCTGCACCATCTACGCCAAGCGCCCCGACACCTGCCGCAATCATCCCCAGGTTGGCCCACGCCCCGGCTACTGCGCTTACCAGCCAAAAGAATCATGCCCGGCGCATCAAAATAAAAAGCCGCCTTCATAA
- a CDS encoding glycosyltransferase yields MCASIHYRDDEFLGRYAAVTGACVIQHLEQLAASLKGARVVHVNSTREGGGVAEILQKLIPLKKALGIDARWEVIEGTPAFYACTKSFHNALQGMDIRLSDKLLEAYEETNARCAERLKPILEQADFVFIHDPQPAALLKHFPERRGQWIWRCHIDVRQPFRPVWKYLRPFLSAYDASIFSLPEFAQPLPHPQYIIAPSIDPLSEKNRDLPDAEIEKVYDRFDLDPERPMVLQVSRYDRFKDPVGVIRACRMAAKLTPLQLVLAGGEASDDPEGQAVLEEVRQQAEGHPDIHVLLLPADAHRTINALQRAADIVIQKSLREGFGLTVTEGMWKGRPVIGGDTGGIRLQVFNHYTGFLVRTPEGAALRIRYLLHNGRLRRQMGERARRFVLDNFLITRHLREYLTLLVSLQAGGRDRMMVG; encoded by the coding sequence ATGTGCGCCTCTATCCACTACCGGGATGATGAATTTCTGGGTCGCTATGCCGCGGTGACCGGCGCCTGCGTGATCCAGCACCTGGAACAGCTCGCGGCGTCTCTGAAAGGGGCGCGCGTGGTGCATGTCAATTCGACCCGGGAGGGAGGCGGTGTCGCGGAGATCCTGCAGAAGCTGATACCACTGAAAAAAGCTCTCGGCATCGATGCCCGTTGGGAAGTGATCGAAGGCACGCCGGCGTTCTACGCCTGCACCAAGAGTTTTCACAACGCCCTGCAGGGCATGGATATCCGGCTTTCCGACAAGCTGCTGGAGGCTTATGAAGAAACCAATGCACGGTGCGCCGAACGGCTCAAACCGATTCTGGAACAGGCCGATTTCGTGTTTATTCACGATCCGCAACCGGCCGCGTTGCTGAAGCATTTTCCCGAGCGCCGGGGCCAATGGATCTGGCGTTGCCATATCGATGTGAGGCAGCCGTTTCGCCCGGTCTGGAAATACCTGCGGCCCTTCCTGTCGGCTTATGACGCAAGTATCTTCTCGCTGCCGGAGTTTGCACAGCCGTTGCCGCATCCGCAATACATCATCGCGCCGAGCATCGATCCGCTGAGCGAGAAAAACCGCGACCTTCCCGACGCCGAAATCGAAAAGGTTTATGACCGTTTCGACCTGGATCCCGAACGCCCGATGGTGCTGCAGGTTTCACGCTATGACCGCTTCAAGGATCCTGTCGGCGTTATTCGGGCCTGTCGGATGGCTGCCAAGCTGACGCCGCTGCAGCTGGTGCTGGCCGGGGGCGAAGCCAGTGACGATCCGGAAGGGCAGGCGGTTCTCGAGGAGGTCCGGCAGCAGGCCGAAGGGCACCCCGATATTCATGTGCTGTTGCTGCCGGCGGATGCCCATCGCACCATCAACGCCCTGCAGCGCGCCGCGGATATCGTGATCCAGAAATCACTGCGCGAGGGTTTTGGCCTGACCGTGACGGAAGGCATGTGGAAGGGCCGGCCGGTCATTGGCGGCGACACCGGCGGAATACGTCTTCAGGTTTTCAACCACTATACCGGATTCCTGGTGCGCACTCCGGAAGGCGCGGCCCTGCGCATCCGCTATCTGCTGCATAACGGGCGCCTGCGACGGCAGATGGGCGAACGGGCCCGCCGCTTTGTCCTCGACAATTTCCTTATCACACGCCATTTACGGGAATATCTGACATTGCTGGTGAGCCTGCAGGCAGGGGGCCGGGATCGGATGATGGTCGGGTGA
- the aroF gene encoding 3-deoxy-7-phosphoheptulonate synthase, which produces MIIVMKKDAGKEALAEVKKRVRDLGYKAHVIHGEARDVIGAVGDERGKAVLQSLESLPCVEAVVPILKPYKLASREIRPEPSVFELAPGVTVGGRELLVMAGPCSVEGEEQLLETARAVKAAGARVLRGGAFKPRTSPYAFQGMEEEGLKLLAAAREATGLPIVTEVVNPRDVDLVARYADILQVGARNVQNFPLLRLLGQQDKPVLLKRGMATTIQEFLMSAEYILSEGNQRVVLCERGIRTFETATRNTLDLSAVPVLKEQTHLPVVIDPSHATGHASLVPSMCYAAVAAGCDGLLVEVHNHPETASCDGPQSLTPAGFAAVMDKLRRFAAAADRDL; this is translated from the coding sequence ATGATCATCGTCATGAAAAAAGACGCCGGCAAGGAAGCGCTGGCGGAAGTCAAAAAGCGCGTCCGGGATCTCGGCTACAAGGCCCATGTCATACACGGTGAGGCACGGGACGTGATCGGCGCCGTCGGCGACGAGCGCGGCAAGGCGGTGCTGCAATCGCTGGAGTCGCTGCCTTGCGTCGAGGCCGTGGTGCCGATCCTGAAGCCTTACAAGCTGGCCAGCCGCGAAATCAGACCGGAGCCGAGCGTTTTTGAACTGGCTCCCGGCGTGACGGTTGGCGGCCGGGAACTGCTGGTCATGGCGGGGCCCTGCTCGGTGGAGGGCGAAGAGCAGCTGCTGGAAACCGCCAGGGCGGTGAAGGCCGCGGGCGCCAGGGTGCTGCGCGGCGGTGCTTTCAAGCCACGCACCAGTCCCTATGCGTTTCAGGGCATGGAGGAAGAGGGTCTGAAACTGCTTGCGGCGGCCCGGGAAGCCACCGGTCTGCCGATCGTGACCGAGGTGGTCAACCCCCGGGATGTCGACCTGGTCGCCCGCTACGCTGACATCCTTCAGGTTGGTGCCCGCAATGTGCAGAATTTCCCGCTGCTGCGCCTGCTCGGTCAGCAGGACAAGCCGGTGCTGCTCAAACGCGGCATGGCCACCACCATCCAGGAATTTTTGATGAGCGCCGAGTATATTCTTTCCGAGGGCAATCAGCGCGTGGTGCTTTGCGAGCGCGGCATTCGCACCTTTGAAACCGCCACCCGCAATACCCTGGATCTTTCGGCGGTGCCCGTGCTCAAGGAGCAGACCCATCTGCCGGTGGTGATCGATCCGTCCCATGCCACCGGTCATGCCAGCCTGGTGCCCTCCATGTGCTATGCCGCAGTGGCGGCCGGCTGTGACGGGCTGCTGGTGGAGGTTCACAACCATCCGGAAACCGCATCCTGTGATGGTCCCCAGTCCCTGACGCCGGCCGGGTTTGCCGCCGTGATGGACAAGCTGCGCCGTTTCGCTGCGGCTGCCGACCGCGATTTGTAA
- the otsB gene encoding trehalose-phosphatase — MTESGGLIRSDALPSVLEHMEDLKKRLRNKRPVVFIDYDGTLTPIVDRPERADLPAETRRVLRVLSDKCPVAIVSGRDLADVRNRVAVEKIHYAGSHGFEIAGPDGQIELQQGRDCLPSLDQAEKALRQGLASIPCCQIERKRFAIAVHFRRAAADQFAGIAAVVNEVAAGYRDLRRTGGKMILELRPAADWDKGRALQWILRQWQLGGKDVLPLYLGDDLTDEDAFRCLRRTGVAILVRDEVRPTAAHYAVENPDEVQRFLQELAVLLP; from the coding sequence ATGACAGAATCAGGTGGATTGATCCGGTCGGACGCGTTGCCTTCGGTGCTGGAGCACATGGAGGACCTGAAAAAACGTCTTCGAAATAAACGGCCTGTGGTTTTTATCGATTATGACGGCACCCTGACACCGATCGTGGACAGGCCCGAGCGGGCGGACCTGCCGGCAGAGACACGCCGGGTGCTGCGGGTACTGTCGGATAAATGTCCCGTGGCGATTGTGAGCGGCCGCGACCTGGCGGATGTCCGCAACCGGGTAGCCGTTGAAAAAATCCATTATGCGGGCAGCCACGGTTTCGAGATTGCCGGCCCCGACGGACAGATCGAGTTGCAGCAGGGCCGCGACTGCCTGCCCTCCCTGGACCAGGCCGAGAAGGCTCTGCGCCAGGGCCTTGCCTCCATCCCCTGCTGCCAGATCGAGCGCAAGCGCTTCGCCATTGCCGTGCATTTCCGCAGGGCGGCCGCCGACCAGTTTGCCGGAATTGCGGCGGTTGTAAATGAAGTGGCCGCGGGCTACCGGGATCTGCGCCGTACCGGGGGAAAAATGATCCTCGAACTGCGACCTGCCGCCGATTGGGACAAGGGTCGTGCCTTGCAATGGATTCTCAGGCAATGGCAACTGGGCGGCAAGGATGTACTGCCCTTGTACCTCGGCGACGACCTGACCGACGAGGATGCCTTTCGCTGTCTGCGCCGCACGGGCGTCGCCATCCTGGTCAGGGATGAGGTGCGCCCCACCGCGGCCCATTATGCCGTCGAAAACCCCGATGAAGTTCAACGATTCCTGCAGGAACTGGCCGTTCTTCTGCCTTGA
- the mqnB gene encoding futalosine hydrolase, with protein sequence MIAIVAAVPEETALLRRRLFPCEVRRCGHRDLYCGSMFGHKLTVLHTGIGKINAASAVTVMLEREKPEMLILTGCCGAYPGQGLATGDLLLATEEISADEGVLTPEGFRDFGSIGFTLLRSKGFECRSRCTVESRLRESALPHLERFAVEGGLHLKSGPMVTVSTCSGTLQSGRELQQRTGGLGENMEGAAVAQVCEQYQVPFLELRGVSNLVEDRDLSRWDLEGAAGGVQQALMALLRGWFSPILRA encoded by the coding sequence GTGATTGCGATCGTGGCAGCGGTGCCGGAAGAAACCGCGCTGCTGCGTCGCAGGCTGTTCCCCTGCGAGGTGCGCCGCTGCGGCCATCGCGACCTGTACTGCGGCAGCATGTTCGGACACAAGCTGACGGTGCTGCATACCGGTATCGGTAAAATCAACGCCGCGTCCGCCGTAACCGTCATGCTGGAACGGGAAAAACCCGAGATGCTGATCCTTACCGGCTGTTGCGGAGCCTACCCCGGACAGGGGCTGGCCACCGGGGATCTTCTGCTGGCCACCGAGGAAATCAGCGCCGACGAGGGGGTATTGACACCGGAAGGCTTCCGGGATTTCGGCAGTATCGGCTTTACCCTGCTGCGCAGCAAGGGGTTTGAATGCAGAAGCCGCTGTACCGTGGAAAGCAGGTTGCGGGAAAGCGCCCTTCCGCACCTGGAAAGATTCGCCGTGGAGGGGGGGCTCCATCTGAAATCCGGCCCCATGGTGACGGTTTCCACCTGTTCGGGAACCCTGCAGTCCGGCAGGGAATTGCAGCAGCGCACCGGAGGGTTGGGCGAAAACATGGAAGGCGCGGCGGTGGCCCAGGTCTGCGAACAATACCAGGTGCCCTTCCTTGAACTGCGCGGCGTATCCAACCTGGTCGAGGACCGGGACCTCTCCCGATGGGACCTCGAAGGAGCCGCCGGTGGCGTCCAGCAGGCTTTGATGGCCCTGCTGCGCGGCTGGTTTTCACCGATCCTGCGGGCCTGA